The Podarcis raffonei isolate rPodRaf1 chromosome 2, rPodRaf1.pri, whole genome shotgun sequence genome window below encodes:
- the LOC128409550 gene encoding oocyte zinc finger protein XlCOF6-like, protein MGITKKPYKFMECEKREEKQFESMECGKSFTDSGTLGKHQRTHTGEKPFKCMECGKSFGWSSNLRIHKHTHTGEKPYKCKDCGKSFSQIGHLRNHQRTHTGEKPYKCMECGKSFTDSGTFRKHQRTHTGEKPFKCMECVKSFSQSRNLRIHQRIHTGEKPFKCLECGKSFSTNRGLNIHHKTHTGEKPFECMLCDKSFTESRTLRIHHRTHTGEKPYKCMDCGKRFSHSETLRKHQWTHTGEKPFECMDCGKSFTYSETLRKHQWTHAGEKPFKCMECGKSFIDGTALSIHHQTHTGEKPFECMECGKRFTCNGTLRIHQRTHTGEKPFECMECGKSFTSNGAVRRHQWTHSGEKPLKCMECGKSFIERRDLRTHYQTHTGEKPFKCTECGKSFNRSGTLTKHKWTHTGEKPFKCKECGKGFTNVGNVRRHQRTHTGEKPFKCMECGKSFIDGTALSIHHQTHTGEKPFKCKECGKGFTNVGNVRRHQRTHTGETI, encoded by the coding sequence ATGGGAATAACAAAGAAACCATATAAATTCATGGAAtgtgaaaagagagaggagaaacaaTTTGaaagtatggagtgtgggaagagcttcactgaCAGTGGAACACTtggaaaacatcaacggactcacacaggagagaaaccatttaaatgcatggagtgtggaaaaagctttggTTGGAGTTCAAACCTTCGTATACATAAACacactcacacgggggagaaaccatataaatgtaaggattgtggaaagagcttcagtcagattgGACACCTTAGAAACCATCAAcgaacccacacaggggaaaaaccatataaatgtatggagtgtggaaagagcttcaccgaTAGTggaacatttagaaaacatcaacggactcacacaggagagaaaccatttaaatgcatggaatgtgtaaagagcttcagtcagagtagaAACCTTAGAAtccatcaacggattcacacaggggagaaaccatttaaatgtttggagtgtggaaagagtttcagtacaAATAGAGGACTGAATATTCATCATAAAACTCACACTGGGgaaaaaccatttgaatgtatgctGTGTGATAAGAGCTTCACTGAGAGTAGAACACTTAGAATCCATcatcgaactcacacaggggaaaaaccatataaatgtatggattgtggaaagagattcagtcaCAGTGAAACACTGAGaaaacatcaatggactcacacaggggaaaaaccatttgaatgtatggattgtggaaagagcttcacttacAGTGAAACACTGAGAAAACATCAGTGGACTCacgcaggggagaaaccatttaaatgcatggaatgtggaaagagctttattgATGGTACAGCACTTAGTATCCATcatcaaactcacacaggggagaaaccatttgaatgtatggagtgtggaaagagattcacttgtaatggaacacttagaatccatcaacggactcacacaggggagaaaccatttgaatgtatggagtgtggaaagagcttcacttctAATGGAGCAGTAAGAAGACACCAATGGACTCActcaggggaaaaaccattaaaatgcatggaatgtggaaagagttttattGAGAGGAGAGACCTGAGAACCCATTATCaaactcacactggggagaaaccatttaaatgcaccgagtgcggaaagagcttcaatcgcaGTGGAACACTTACAAAACAtaaatggactcacacaggggagaagccatttaaatgtaaggagtgtggaaagggcttcaccaATGTTGGAAatgttagaagacatcaacggactcacacaggggagaaaccatttaaatgcatggaatgtggaaagagctttattgATGGTACAGCACTTAGTATCCATcatcaaactcacacaggggagaaaccatttaaatgtaaggagtgtggaaagggcttcaccaATGTTGGAAatgttagaagacatcaacggactcacacgggagaaaccatttaa